The Arctopsyche grandis isolate Sample6627 chromosome 7, ASM5162203v2, whole genome shotgun sequence genome includes a window with the following:
- the LOC143914835 gene encoding uncharacterized protein LOC143914835, giving the protein MANFDIPRGKAFVLIDSEINLNNERKTKIIESIKYNRLEVCEHNDSKTFDEFLSKQLTSDIFLTNAPSYEMIGVFVISKKFPGPYEFRKYSKNDVYAIVANCAALQKKIILFVVIMEDHYENYTTDSLPDNHVNENNRMYKFEAICPVTKEGNHFEPLLDQFLVDLSSARDEENFIERLERIENDNTGCEINLMNPLQVPLYLGP; this is encoded by the exons ATGGCAAACTTCGATATTCCCAGAGGAAAGGCTTTCGTTTTAATCGACTCGGAAATCAATTTGAATAATGAACGGAAGACGAAAATCATTGAAAGTATCAAATACAATCGACTGGAAGTCTGTGAACATAATGACTCCAAGACATTCGACGAATTTCTATCTAAACA ATTGACATCTGACATATTTCTGACAAATGCACCTTCGTATGAGATGATTGGTGTTTTCGTAATATCAAAAAAGTTTCCCGGCCCGTATGAATTtcgtaaatattcaaaaaatgatGTGTACGCAATTGTTGCAAATTGCGCAGCTctacaaaagaaaataattttgtttgtcGTTATAATGGAG gATCACTATGAAAATTATACAACGGATTCTTTACCAGATAACCATGTGAACGAAAACAATAGAATGTATAAATTTGAAGCTATTTGTCCAGTCACAAAGGAAGGAAATCACTTTGAACCTCTTTTAGATCAGTTTTTAGTTGACTTGTCGTCCGCAAGGGACGAAGAGAATTTTATTGAAAGACTGGAAAGAATCGAGAATGACAACACTGGGTGTGAAATTAATCTGATGAATCCGTTGCAAGTACCATTGTATCTTGGACCATGA
- the scaf6 gene encoding SR-related CTD associated factor 6 isoform X1, with the protein MELPHPPKDTDLRNIIDKLAQFVARNGPEFEQMTKSKQKNNPKFSFLYGGDHFNYYQYKVTTEQAILKQSSGRRDVVFPAASPQYGMPPAPGPTLPSPGSDTAPTIQPNLSQWLTRQLLPDPPPGMSPAAFTATAIDAIVTQQSAFQEQIKQSEANLNAQHAVLIQQQQTQMEETVATAQSEMIQRLAAESNITLSEFDGILQPIIDSCTKDSISTGKGWILSHAMTHESGLLIAQYLLKKVITPGAAFTHKLHIIYLVNDVLHHCARKNADDLKKSLESVVVPMFCNATIAITEEQENKLNKLLKLWESKSNYFDQSVIEKMKDPTNSYQEYTASLISQYAHLITPLTQQTKTTFENYQKQHQAFVTHTLQQIQQLEMQKQMMEQQQQQMNMSQMPPPEQNNIPPPNQMQQQFGPVTPFTDPMFNQPPNQMPPYDQPSFCNNNQPLFPQGGNEPPQIPSYGSTNGTDVVRYDFDPTYGANNNTTSSTNNGEEVSHINLSQPPPGFFEGSLPPSFQNGLPDLSKPPPGFASATTPEICADDLLPSVPYFELPAGLMVPLIMLEDSEYKSLDPDSIKLPPPAPPSDRLLAAVKAFYAAPNHTTPQDSDGWEKLGLYEYYRAKNSARKQKEEDIKGGSRQKSRSPSPIQLDHFLIRSAPMRRYRSKSRSQSRERERSRSKSPSYRVRSQSPEREHPASRRGNRRGRRNSPQPSPSRSPGRPYNRRGSPEPDVHGGADEHHLSRNDRPLNRSPVPPGAPDEREGIINELDSTNKGHQMLRKMGWTQGAGLGATGQGITAPVSANPARDKDQNQDINMSDPYENFRKNKGAAFITRMKERALERSS; encoded by the exons ATGGAGCTGCCGCACCCGCCCAAAG ACACTGACCTGCGCAACATCATCGACAAGCTGGCCCAGTTCGTGGCCAGGAACGGGCCCGAGTTCGAGCAGATGACCAAGTCCAAGCAGAAGAACAACCCCAAGTTCAGCTTCCTCTACGGCGGGGACCACTTCAACTACTACCAGTACAAAGTCACCACCGAACAAGCCA TATTGAAGCAGTCTTCTGGCCGAAGGGATGTCGTATTTCCAGCGGCGAGTCCTCAATATGGAATGCCTCCGGCTCCAGGGCCGACGTTGCCGTCACCCGGCAGTGACACGGCACCCACGATCCAACCGAATCTCTCACAGTGGCTGACTAGGCAGCTCTTGCCGGATCCTCCTCCCGGTATGTCCCCAGCGGCCTTCACGGCTACGGCCATAGACGCGATAGTGACTCAGCAGTCGGCGTTTCAAGAGCAGATCAAACAATCGGAGGCGAACTTGAATGCGCAGCACGCTGTCTTGATCCAACAGCAACAGACTCAGATGGAGGAAACCGTGGCGACAGCCCAGAGCGAGATGATCCAACGATTGGCTGCCGAGTCTAACATAACGTTGAGCGAATTCGACGGGATTTTACAGCCTATAATTGATTCTTGTACCAAAGATAGTATTTCGAcgg ggAAAGGTTGGATTTTGAGTCACGCTATGACGCACGAGTCCGGTCTGTTGATTGCTCAGTACCTGTTAAAAAAAGTCATAACTCCCGGTGCCGCTTTTACGCATAagcttcatattatttatttagtcaATGACGTTTTGCACCATTG TGCTAGGAAAAATGCTGACGATTTGAAGAAATCTCTAGAGTCTGTCGTAGTTCCAATGTTTTGTAACGCAACTATAG cCATAACAGAAGAACAAGAAAATAAACtaaacaaattattaaaattatgggAATCGAAGAGTAATTACTTTGATCAATCGGTTATAGAAAAAATGAAAGATCCCACAAATTCATACCAAGAATACACGGCCAGTCTAATATCACAGTATGCACACCTAATCACGCCATTGACCCAACAGACAAAAACCACATTCGAAAA CTATCAGAAACAGCACCAAGCGTTCGTGACGCACACGCTCCAACAGATCCAACAGTTGGAGATGCAGAAGCAGATGATggagcagcagcagcagcagatGAACATGTCCCAAATGCCACCGCCGGAACAAAACAACATCCCGCCACCGAACCAAATGCAACAGCAATTTGGACCGGTAACGCCGTTCACCGATCCTATGTTCAACCAACCTCCAAACCAGATGCCGCCGTACGACCAGCCTAGCTTCTGCAACAACAACCAACCTCTATTTCCTCAAGGAGGCAACGAACCACCTCAAATACCAAGCTACGGTTCGACTAACGGCACCGATGTGGTTCGTTACGACTTTGATCCGACGTACGGCGCCAACAACAACACCACCAGCTCGACAAACAACGGTGAAGAAGTTTCGCACATAAATCTGTCACAGCCTCCTCCGGGCTTCTTCGAAGGCAGTCTGCCGCCGTCGTTTCAGAACGGTCTGCCCGATTTGTCCAAGCCGCCGCCTGGTTTCGCGTCTGCAACAACACCAGAAATTTGTGCCGATGATCTCTTGCCGTCTGTGCCGTATTTCGAATTGCCCGCTGGTCTGATGGTGCCGCTTATTATG TTGGAAGATAGCGAGTATAAGTCTTTGGATCCGGATTCTATTAAATTGCCACCTCCGGCTCCACCGTCTGATAGGCTGTTGGCGGCCGTCAAAGCCTTCTATGCAGCCCCCAATCACACCACACCTCAGGATAG TGATGGTTGGGAAAAGTTAGGACTTTATGAGTATTACAGAGCGAAAAATTCGGCGAGAAAGCAAAAAGAGGAGGATATAAAAGGCGGAAGTAGGCAAAAATCTCGTTCACCTTCGCCGATCCAACTCGACCATTTCCTAATAAGAAGCGCACCGATGAGACGTTACAG aTCTAAAAGCCGTAGCCAAAGCCGAGAACGAGAAAGATCAAGATCGAAATCGCCCTCTTACAGGGTACGATCTCAGTCACCGGAGCGAGAACATCCGGCAAGTCGGAGAGGAAACCGTAGAGGTCGTCGCAATTCGCCGCAACCCTCGCCGTCTCGTTCTCCCGGCCGTCCTTACAACAGACGAGGCAGTCCCGAGCCGGACGTCCACGGAGGAGCCGACGAACACCACCTGAGCCGGAACGACAGACCGCTAAATAGATCTCCCGTTCCACCAGGAGCACC GGATGAGCGTGAAGGCATTATAAATGAATTAGATTCTACGAATAAAGGACACCAGATGCTGAGGAAGATGGGATGGACTCAAGGGGCTGGCCTGGGAGCCACTGGCCAAGGAATCACAGCACCCGTCAGCGCCAATCCTGCTCGTGATAAAGATCAAAATCAAG atATTAATATGAGTGACCCGTATGAAAATTTTAGGAAGAATAAAGGAGCCGCTTTTATTACACGGATGAAAGAAAGAGCGCTCGAAAGGTCGTCATAG
- the scaf6 gene encoding SR-related CTD associated factor 6 isoform X2 produces the protein MELPHPPKDTDLRNIIDKLAQFVARNGPEFEQMTKSKQKNNPKFSFLYGGDHFNYYQYKVTTEQAILKQSSGRRDVVFPAASPQYGMPPAPGPTLPSPGSDTAPTIQPNLSQWLTRQLLPDPPPGMSPAAFTATAIDAIVTQQSAFQEQIKQSEANLNAQHAVLIQQQQTQMEETVATAQSEMIQRLAAESNITLSEFDGILQPIIDSCTKDSISTGKGWILSHAMTHESGLLIAQYLLKKVITPGAAFTHKLHIIYLVNDVLHHCARKNADDLKKSLESVVVPMFCNATIAITEEQENKLNKLLKLWESKSNYFDQSVIEKMKDPTNSYQEYTASLISQYAHLITPLTQQTKTTFENYQKQHQAFVTHTLQQIQQLEMQKQMMEQQQQQMNMSQMPPPEQNNIPPPNQMQQQFGPVTPFTDPMFNQPPNQMPPYDQPSFCNNNQPLFPQGGNEPPQIPSYGSTNGTDVVRYDFDPTYGANNNTTSSTNNGEEVSHINLSQPPPGFFEGSLPPSFQNGLPDLSKPPPGFASATTPEICADDLLPSVPYFELPAGLMVPLIMLEDSEYKSLDPDSIKLPPPAPPSDRLLAAVKAFYAAPNHTTPQDRAKNSARKQKEEDIKGGSRQKSRSPSPIQLDHFLIRSAPMRRYRSKSRSQSRERERSRSKSPSYRVRSQSPEREHPASRRGNRRGRRNSPQPSPSRSPGRPYNRRGSPEPDVHGGADEHHLSRNDRPLNRSPVPPGAPDEREGIINELDSTNKGHQMLRKMGWTQGAGLGATGQGITAPVSANPARDKDQNQDINMSDPYENFRKNKGAAFITRMKERALERSS, from the exons ATGGAGCTGCCGCACCCGCCCAAAG ACACTGACCTGCGCAACATCATCGACAAGCTGGCCCAGTTCGTGGCCAGGAACGGGCCCGAGTTCGAGCAGATGACCAAGTCCAAGCAGAAGAACAACCCCAAGTTCAGCTTCCTCTACGGCGGGGACCACTTCAACTACTACCAGTACAAAGTCACCACCGAACAAGCCA TATTGAAGCAGTCTTCTGGCCGAAGGGATGTCGTATTTCCAGCGGCGAGTCCTCAATATGGAATGCCTCCGGCTCCAGGGCCGACGTTGCCGTCACCCGGCAGTGACACGGCACCCACGATCCAACCGAATCTCTCACAGTGGCTGACTAGGCAGCTCTTGCCGGATCCTCCTCCCGGTATGTCCCCAGCGGCCTTCACGGCTACGGCCATAGACGCGATAGTGACTCAGCAGTCGGCGTTTCAAGAGCAGATCAAACAATCGGAGGCGAACTTGAATGCGCAGCACGCTGTCTTGATCCAACAGCAACAGACTCAGATGGAGGAAACCGTGGCGACAGCCCAGAGCGAGATGATCCAACGATTGGCTGCCGAGTCTAACATAACGTTGAGCGAATTCGACGGGATTTTACAGCCTATAATTGATTCTTGTACCAAAGATAGTATTTCGAcgg ggAAAGGTTGGATTTTGAGTCACGCTATGACGCACGAGTCCGGTCTGTTGATTGCTCAGTACCTGTTAAAAAAAGTCATAACTCCCGGTGCCGCTTTTACGCATAagcttcatattatttatttagtcaATGACGTTTTGCACCATTG TGCTAGGAAAAATGCTGACGATTTGAAGAAATCTCTAGAGTCTGTCGTAGTTCCAATGTTTTGTAACGCAACTATAG cCATAACAGAAGAACAAGAAAATAAACtaaacaaattattaaaattatgggAATCGAAGAGTAATTACTTTGATCAATCGGTTATAGAAAAAATGAAAGATCCCACAAATTCATACCAAGAATACACGGCCAGTCTAATATCACAGTATGCACACCTAATCACGCCATTGACCCAACAGACAAAAACCACATTCGAAAA CTATCAGAAACAGCACCAAGCGTTCGTGACGCACACGCTCCAACAGATCCAACAGTTGGAGATGCAGAAGCAGATGATggagcagcagcagcagcagatGAACATGTCCCAAATGCCACCGCCGGAACAAAACAACATCCCGCCACCGAACCAAATGCAACAGCAATTTGGACCGGTAACGCCGTTCACCGATCCTATGTTCAACCAACCTCCAAACCAGATGCCGCCGTACGACCAGCCTAGCTTCTGCAACAACAACCAACCTCTATTTCCTCAAGGAGGCAACGAACCACCTCAAATACCAAGCTACGGTTCGACTAACGGCACCGATGTGGTTCGTTACGACTTTGATCCGACGTACGGCGCCAACAACAACACCACCAGCTCGACAAACAACGGTGAAGAAGTTTCGCACATAAATCTGTCACAGCCTCCTCCGGGCTTCTTCGAAGGCAGTCTGCCGCCGTCGTTTCAGAACGGTCTGCCCGATTTGTCCAAGCCGCCGCCTGGTTTCGCGTCTGCAACAACACCAGAAATTTGTGCCGATGATCTCTTGCCGTCTGTGCCGTATTTCGAATTGCCCGCTGGTCTGATGGTGCCGCTTATTATG TTGGAAGATAGCGAGTATAAGTCTTTGGATCCGGATTCTATTAAATTGCCACCTCCGGCTCCACCGTCTGATAGGCTGTTGGCGGCCGTCAAAGCCTTCTATGCAGCCCCCAATCACACCACACCTCAGGATAG AGCGAAAAATTCGGCGAGAAAGCAAAAAGAGGAGGATATAAAAGGCGGAAGTAGGCAAAAATCTCGTTCACCTTCGCCGATCCAACTCGACCATTTCCTAATAAGAAGCGCACCGATGAGACGTTACAG aTCTAAAAGCCGTAGCCAAAGCCGAGAACGAGAAAGATCAAGATCGAAATCGCCCTCTTACAGGGTACGATCTCAGTCACCGGAGCGAGAACATCCGGCAAGTCGGAGAGGAAACCGTAGAGGTCGTCGCAATTCGCCGCAACCCTCGCCGTCTCGTTCTCCCGGCCGTCCTTACAACAGACGAGGCAGTCCCGAGCCGGACGTCCACGGAGGAGCCGACGAACACCACCTGAGCCGGAACGACAGACCGCTAAATAGATCTCCCGTTCCACCAGGAGCACC GGATGAGCGTGAAGGCATTATAAATGAATTAGATTCTACGAATAAAGGACACCAGATGCTGAGGAAGATGGGATGGACTCAAGGGGCTGGCCTGGGAGCCACTGGCCAAGGAATCACAGCACCCGTCAGCGCCAATCCTGCTCGTGATAAAGATCAAAATCAAG atATTAATATGAGTGACCCGTATGAAAATTTTAGGAAGAATAAAGGAGCCGCTTTTATTACACGGATGAAAGAAAGAGCGCTCGAAAGGTCGTCATAG
- the LOC143914839 gene encoding zinc finger BED domain-containing protein 5-like: MVRIMFGESYAKQLRQIPLADNTVGRRINDISEDILYQLVSRLCTSKFAIQVDEATDIAKDAHLIAYVRYVADNNILEDILFCKPILGKTTSIEIFNIIDSFFEENDIKWNNCVGLCTDGAHSMSGHKAGLQALVKKKAPHAIWTHCMLHRAALVSKNMSEELNSIFTKVIKIINYIKNSPLRARLFAKLCADMEANYTSLLYYCEVRWLSRAKMIQRVFELKEEIATFLEENQHEEAHLWTNDNFIVKLAYLVEIFGKLSGLNKSMQGSQIHPFVQKDKVKAFIKKLKLWKSNLQKNELDMFSLSKDFWATANIEASKNLFIDHLDGLVLHFSNYFKDLDFSKFLWIQNPFNYNEEDEFELTTIENEKLIELSCDSSLKQKF; this comes from the coding sequence atggtTCGAATAATGTTCGGCGAATCGTATGCAAAACAGTTGAGACAAATTCCACTAGCTGATAATACAGTCGGAAGGAGAATCAATGATATATCTGAAGATATTTTGTATCAATTAGTTTCTCGGCTTTGTACTTCAAAATTCGCAATACAAGTAGATGAGGCAACTGAtatagctaaagatgcccatttaattgcatatgttcgatatgtcgcggataataatatattagaagatatattattttgcaaacccattcttgggaagaccacatccattgaaatttttaatataatagacagtttttttgaagaaaacgacataaagtggaataattgcgttggactgtgtaccgacggagctcactcaatgtccggacacaaagcaggtcttcaagcattggtcaaaaagaaagcaccacatgctatctggacgcACTGTATGCTTCACAGAGCAGCTCtagtgtcaaaaaatatgagcgaggaactgaacagcatttttacaaaagttataaaaattataaactacattaagaacagtcctttgagagcaaggctgttcgcaaagctgtgtgctgatatggaagctaattatacctcacttttgtattattgtgaagttcgctggctatctcgtgcaaaaatgattcaaagggtgtttgaactcaaagaagaaatagcaacctttctcgaagaaaaccaacatgaagaggcacatttgtggacgaacgacaattttattgttaaacttgcctatttggttgaaatttttggaaaattgagcggtttaaataaatcaatgcagggatcacaaatacatccatttgttcaaaaagacaaagtaaaagctttcattaaaaagttgaagttatggaaatcaaatttacaaaagaatgagttggatatgttttcactttccaaagatttctgggccacagccaatattgaagcaagtaaaaatctttttattgaccacttggatggtttagtgctgcatttttccaattatttcaaagaccttgatttctcaaagtttttgtggatacagaatccatttaattacaatgaagaagacgaattcgaactgacaaccatcgaaaatgaaaaattgatagaattatcatgcgatagttcactaaaacaaaagttttaa
- the mst gene encoding misato mitochondrial distribution and morphology regulator, translating to MSGCREVISLQFGHYANFVGSHFWNIQELSFDYTGKKSTDVNHDVLYREGVTSAGKTTYTPRLLLAELRGGLGSLPTTGGLAPDPLSTTDSAESEWSNVETTREPPLEKNDYLKYIDNEVADDIDISSFDFESKVTTWTDYLFPRFHRRTVSLVNEYKHDDSEVPFEVFHSGSNAWKTSKFSEDFTDNIRRYAEECDNCQGFQITLDATDGFAGLANDCIQYLSDEYPSKTIYAVPLIASHFPDNNPQDDKQIDVSNKKDSIRTINLALTLTSLFENTSLLVPMSCGENGWRRPGKNREFYNVNFNSELYYHTSAIIASALDTISLGYRLKCDGFSLPDLCADMTGYGRKMAAASLGLPLYMHQKHDLIEHLDSLNSPLWTSLTPRCEIASEKVFQHVTVRGIPESRLKRPLKDADEQIKMAAYRCNSVKEMFEMFFQCKQYASVTHVTSSPHGMEVKMPYPKLFSKDLNCDGFVKEFVDDDDCVERVPVIAGLHNGNFMYDTMNSLSIEARRIKLGRFHKFKEEGLEQDDYTECLDKLKEFQDNYKDSYEL from the exons ATGAGCGGCTGTCGAGAGGTAATCTCACTGCAGTTCGGCCACTACGCCAACTTCGTAGGCTCTCACTTTTGGAACATTCAAGAGCTGAGCTTCGACTACACGGGCAAGAAGAGCACGGACGTGAACCACGATGTCCTGTATCGCGAGGGAGTCACCAGTGCAGGCAAAACCACCTACACTCCGAGACTTCTGTTGGCTGAACTCCGCGGAGGCCTCGGCTCTCTGCCCACCACCGGAGGCCTCGCCCCGGATCCTCTCTCCACCACCGACTCCGCGGAATCAGAATGGTCCAACGTGGAGACGACTCGCGAACCTCCGCTGGAGAAGAACGACTACTTGAAATACATCGATAATGAAGTCGCCGACGACATCGACATTAGTAGCTTTGACTTCGAATCCAAGGTGACCACTTGGACCGATTATTTATTTCCGAGGTTTCATCGCAGGACTGTTTCACTGGTCAATGAATATAAACACGACGATTCTGAG GTGCCCTTTGAAGTATTCCATTCGGGTTCAAACGCTTGGAAGACGTCGAAATTTTCCGAAGACTTCACGGATAATATTCGACGGTATGCCGAAGAGTGCGACAACTGTCAAGGATTCCAAATCACACTGGACGCTACCGACGGCTTTGCCGGACTTGCCAACGACTGCATCCAATATTTATCCGATGAATATCCGAGCAAAACCATATACGCCGTACCGTTAATTGCCTCACATTTCCCAGACAACAATCCTCAAGATGACAAACAAATAGACGTCTCGAACAAGAAAGACTCCATTAGAACCATCAACTTGGCGTTGACGCTGACGAGCCTCTTCGAAAACACTTCATTGTTAGTTCCGATGTCTTGCGGAGAAAACGGCTGGCGTAGACCTGGAAAAAATAGAGAATTTTACAATGTTAACTTCAATTCTGAATTATACTATCACACTTCAGCTATTATAGCATCAGCGCTCGATACCATATCACTCGGGTATAGATTGAAATGCGACGGTTTCTCTTTGCCGGACCTGTGTGCTGATATGACCGGCTACGGTAGGAAGATGGCTGCGGCTAGTTTGGGCCTGCCGCTGTACATGCACCAGAAGCACGATCTGATCGAACATCTCGACAGCCTGAATTCGCCACTGTGGACTTCGCTGACTCCGCGGTGTGAAATCGCCAGCGAGAAGGTGTTCCAGCATGTCACTGTGCGAGGTATCCCGGAGAGTCGGTTGAAGAGGCCGCTGAAAGACGCCGATGAGCAGATCAAAATGGCTGCGTACCGTTGTAACAGCGTCAAGGAAATGTTTGAAATGTTCTTCCAGTGCAAGCAGTACGCGTCGGTGACACATGTTACGTCGTCACCGCACGGAATGGAAGTTAAAATGCCATATCCGAAGTTGTTCAGTAAGGATTTAAACTGTGACGGTTTCGTTAAGGAGTTtgtcgatgatgatgattgCGTCGAAAGGGTGCCGGTAATTGCCGGTTTACACAACGGCAATTTTATGTATGATACGATGAATAGTCTGTCTATCGAAGCGAGGAGGATTAAATTGGGCAGGTTTCACAAATTCAAGGAGGAAGGTTTGGAGCAGGACGATTACACTGAGTGTTTGGATAAGTTAAAAGAGTTTCAAGATAATTATAAAGATTCATATGAACTGTGA
- the LOC143914838 gene encoding caspase-7-like, producing the protein MHLQPLNNTRHLLGPVTSNDIGVESTVNDDRYPIINPKKFGHFVIFNQTFKRAGTEHDVKRLIECAGKYGFLVQSFDDMTSEKFLETIDKCSKTATEHSVFAVCILAHGFIDNTVQVYDRNLNVNEVRQKMASCEGLYGKPKILIVQSYRGNEYRDTIPFPESPKTETDGTNYRYETDGVNVPAAADFILFWATVKGFVSYGLPKKGGIFIQALCQCMDEYGEKEDILQIFTRVNNKVSQNELAQMLQLKSTLRKSLYLPIPKGNKRILNEDTDEDTKEDNDPNFKNLPIIRKIPNFEDMYPIINPNKLGHFIIFNRTINRFGTKNDVKLLKESFTTFGFLVQSFDNFTSTNILETIDKCSKTAAEHSVFAVSFLLMGSWIIQLKLLMEKLMCSISGRKWRVLKISMGNPKF; encoded by the coding sequence atgcatttacaacctttgaacaatacgcggcaccttctgggtccggtgactagtaatgacATTGGTGTTGAAAGTACGGTGAATGACGATCGGTATCCTATTATTAATCCTAAAAAATTTGGACATTTTGTCATTTTTAATCAGACCTTTAAACGTGCTGGTACCGAACACGACGTCAAACGACTCATAGAATGCGCTGGAAAATACGGATTTCTTGTTCAATCATTTGATGATATGACAAGTGAGAAATTTCTAGAAACTATTGACAAGTGTTCAAAAACGGCGACAGAGCACAGCGTATTTGCTGTTTGTATTTTAGCTCATGGGTTCATAGATAATACAGTTCAAGTCTATGATCGCAATCTTAATGTCAATGAAGTCCGGCAAAAAATGGCAAGTTGTGAAGGGCTTTATGGCAAACCCAAAATTTTAATAGTACAATCTTACAGAGGAAATGAATATCGAGATACTATTCCTTTTCCCGAGTCTCCCAAAACAGAGACTGATGGAACTAACTATAGATATGAAACTGATGGAGTGAATGTACCGGCTGCGGcagattttatcttattttgggCAACTGTGAAAGGTTTTGTTTCATATGGTCTACCAAAGAAAGGAGGAATTTTCATCCAAGCCCTCTGCCAATGTATGGATGAGTATGGCGAAAAAGAAGACATATTGCAAATATTTACCAGAGTGAATAACAAGGTGAGCCAGAATGAATTGGCTCAGATGTTACAACTGAAATCCACATTGAGAAAGTCTTTATATTTGCCGATCCCTAAAGGAAATAAGAGGATCCTTAATGAAGACACTGACGAAGACACTAAAGAAGACAATGatcctaattttaaaaatttgcctATAATTAGGAAAATCCCCAACTTCGAAGACATGTATCCTATTATTAATCCCAACAAATTGggacatttcattatttttaatcggACCATTAATCGTTTTGGGACTAAAAACGACGTCAAACTACTCAAAGAATCCTTTACAACATTCGGATTTCTCGTTCAATCATTTGATAATTTTACAAGTACGAACATTCTAGAAACTATCGACAAGTGTTCAAAAACGGCGGCAGAACACAGCGTATTTGCTGTTTCCTTTTTGCTCATGGGTTCATGGATAATACAGTTGAAGTTATTGATGGAGAAGTTGATGTGTTCGATATCTGGCAGAAAATGGCGAGTACTGAAGATCTCTATGGGAAACCCAAAATTTTAA